From Juglans regia cultivar Chandler chromosome 6, Walnut 2.0, whole genome shotgun sequence, the proteins below share one genomic window:
- the LOC118348591 gene encoding disease resistance protein RUN1-like codes for MAYSPTTQISPSSSSSSSSPPWDIFLSFHGEDTRKSFTAHLYTALKQRSLSTFRDDKELERGKYISEELLNAIENSMYAVVVLSPNYAFSRWCLTELAKIIECMKKTRIVADDLQTWRSALHKVGHISGWDLWDGDESTVIQEIVGQIHDGKLNSIVSAVSKKLVGIGSRVEEMMNSYLNIGPDDVRFVGILGMGGIGKTTLGRAVYDKISSQFEASSFIANVREESARGSLVPLQAQLLSDILMTSNIVIRDIERGSNAICHGLCRKKVLVVVDDVDQTQQLEALANRRDWFGGGSIILITTRDKDVLIKHGLAEDEIYKAKELDDDEALQLFSWKAFKNDLPLEGFVELSKQIMHYAKGLPIALEFLGHFFCR; via the exons ATGGCATACTCTCCAACGACTCAAATAtccccttcatcttcttcttcttcttcttcgcctCCGTGGGATATTTTTCTCAGTTTCCATGGCGAGGACACCCGCAAGAGTTTTACTGCCCATCTGTATACTGCTTTGAAACAAAGAAGCCTTTCTACCTTTAGGGACGACAAAGAACTGGAGAGAGGAAAATATATATCTGAAGAACTCTTGAATGCAATTGAAAACTCCATGTATGCGGTCGTCGTTCTCTCACCAAACTACGCTTTTTCAAGGTGGTGCTTAACTGAACTGGCCAAGATCATTGAATGCATGAAAAAGACGAG GATTGTCGCAGATGATCTGCAAACATGGAGATCTGCTTTGCATAAAGTGGGCCATATCTCCGGATGGGATTTATGGGATgg GGATGAGTCAACGGTTATTCAAGAGATTGTTGGACAAATACATGATGGTAAATTAAATTCCATAGTCTCAGCTGTTTCCAAGAAGCTTGTTGGAATAGGCTCTCGGGTAGAGGAAATGATGAATTCCTATTTAAATATTGGGCCGGATGATGTTCGCTTCGTGGGGATATTGGGCATGGGCGGTATCGGCAAGACAACTCTTGGACGTGCCGTTTATGACAAAATTTCCAGTCAATTTGAAGCTAGTAGTTTTATTGCCAATGTTAGGGAAGAAAGTGCAAGAGGCAGTCTAGTTCCTTTACAAGCACAACTTCTTTCCGATATCCTGATGACGAGCAATATTGTCATAAGGGACATTGAAAGAGGAAGTAATGCGATATGCCATGGACTTTGTCGTAAAAAGGTCTTAGTAGTTGTTGATGATGTGGATCAAACCCAACAATTAGAGGCATTGGCAAACCGGCGGGATTGGTTTGGTGGAGGGAGTATAATTCTTATAACAACAAGAGATAAGGATGTGTTGATAAAACATGGGTTGGCTGAAGATGAAATATATAAGGCTAAAGAATTAGATGATGATGAAGCTCTCCAACTCTTTAGTTGGAAAGCATTCAAGAATGACCTCCCTCTAGAAGGTTTTGTGGAGCTTTCCAAGCAGATTATGCATTATGCTAAAGGGCTTCCTATAGCTCTTGAATTTTTGGGTCATTTCTTCTGTCGGTAA